The Idiomarina loihiensis L2TR genomic sequence CCCAGTTTCGGGTAGCCGCCTAAGGTCTGGCGATCGTTCATCATAATAATAGGCTGGCCATTTGCAGGCACCTGTACAGACCCCACATTCACGCCTTCAGACACCAAACCCTCACCGTTATATTCCAACGCTTTACCGGACAAGCGAATGCCCATGCGGTCGCTGTCTTTAGTCACTTCGTAATCTTCGTAGCAGAAAGCTTCTCTTGCAGACATGGGAAAGGCGTCGTACTGAAAGCCCGGTATTAAGCCAATAACCGGAGTTTTCTGATAGTCGGATCTGTAGGCCCAGCCCACGCGCCGCGATACCTGATAATTCTGCTCATTAAAACTCAGTTCGTCACCCGCTTTTAAAAACGAGCCATCACCGTGCAGGCCGCCGACTGAGTCGCGAGTAACGGTTGCACAACTGCCCCACTTAGGTTCCACCTGAAAACCACCCTGCACCGCTAAATAGGCTCTGACACCAGCACTGGCGTACCCCATTTTCAGGCGTTGACCCGCGCGCACTTTAAAGTTTTGCCAGGTATTTAACACCTCGTCGTCCAGCGTCAATTGAACGTCAGCACCGGTCACAGCACACTGGCAGTCTCGGTCAAATTCTACCTCAAAGCCACCCAGGGTAATTTCTATTTGAGCGGCATTAAAATGGTTACTCAGCAACCGATTAGCCCATAAAAACGCGTGTTCATCCATAGGGCCACCACGGGTCAGGCCTTTCGACAAATACCCAAAGCGCCCAAAATCCTGAACGGCTGAGCGCATACCCGGCTCAATAATACGCATCATGACAAGGCCTCCGTGTCGCCGCCTTCTTCAATAAACTGCTCTTTACTTACCGCGTAAAACTCGACTTCATCACCTACGTTCAGCGGGCTGATAGTCCCCGATGACGGATCATATAGCTGGGTGGAAGTACGGCCAATAATATTCCAGCCTCCGGGCGATGCTGACGGATAAACCGCGGTCTGATTTTCAGCAACGGCAACACTGCCTGCGGTAATGCGTTTTCTGGGGTTATCTAAACGAGGCGTTCTGATCTTCTCACTTACTTCACCTAAATAAGCAAAGCCCGGCGCAAAACCCATGGCGTGCACGCGGTACGTTTGCTCGGTGTGTGTTTTTATTACATCATCCACAGAGCAGTTGTTCATGTCAGCAATGCGGGCAAGGTCAGGCCCGACACTTTCATCATAAAGAACCGGAATGCGATGCAGCTTGCCACTCAGCTCGTTAGTATCAGAGCTGAGGTCAGCTAAAGCTTTACGCAAGCGTTCACGTATTTCGGGCTCGTCAATGCTCAGCACGTTGTAGTAAACCATTAAGGAGTTATAGGACGGCACTAAATCCAGCACAACATCAGACAGTTGCTCCTTTACTGCCTTAACCGCAGCCAGAACACGCTGGTTAACTGACACGCTAATGCCCTCGCCTAAATAGACTATAACGGCATCGGCGCCGGCTGAAACGAATTTTGGAAAATCAGACTCTTCTTTCATAACTGAACTTTAGTCATTCCTGAGTTTATTCGTTAGCTTGCCGGACAATACTCCGCAGCTTCTCTACGGTTTCTATCGCTTTGGGGTTATCCCCGTGAACACAAAGAGAATCAATTTCAATTTGTAGCGATTTGCCCGACACGCTCTCAATAGCGCGACCTGTCGCGAAAGCCTCTGCCTGAGCATACATAGCTTCAACATCACCGTGCACAGCGTCGGGGTTGCTCCGCGAGCGCAACTGACCATTATCGTCATAAGCGCGGTCGGCAAAACCTTCAAACCATAATTCAACACCAAATTGCTGCGCGCGGTGGCGCCAGGCGTCATTTTCGGGAGTTGCCATAACCATCAAGGGCAAGGGTTCATGTCTGTCGTCCTGCAAAGCGGCAATGGCCTGACAAACAGCATCGAATTGCTGACCGTCGCTTAACATGTCGTTATAAAGTGCGCCGTGTGGCTTCACATATTTCACTTCGGTTTTCTGGCCGGAACAAATGCCCTGTAACGCCCCCACCTGATATTGAATTAAAGCGGTGACTTCATCAGGTTTTAATGCCATATGACGTCGGCCGAAACCAACGAGATCGGGGTACGCAGGATGCGCGCCTATTGTCACGTCATGATGTTTGGCTAACTTGACTGTTTTCAGCATAGTTAACGGGTCTGACGCATGAAAACCACAAGCTACATTAGCGCAGTCGATGTGCGGCATAATTAAGTCATCGGCGCCCATTTTCCAGGCACCGAAACTTTCACCAATATCGCTGTTTAATGTAATTCTCTGGCTACTTTTACGACTCATTCCTCACCTTTTTCCGATTTTCTGGCTTCAATGTCTCCCATTAGCTTAACCAGACCCACGGCAAATAAATACAGACCAACACCTACGGCGGCGAGTTGTAACGGCGGCAAGCAAAGCACCACCAGTTGATGTTTCACAAATACCGCTGCTGCACCAGTGAGGCCCATAGTCGTTATTGCGCTGGCAACTAAGGTAACAGGTGCCATCCAGGACAGCAGCCAGCGAAATTTTAACAGCGCGCAAAGCCCGCCAATAACTAAGCCCCAGGCAACAGGAACACCCAGTTTGTACCAACTCAGATTAAAGTTCGCAATTAGCGTAATCAGCTCTTCCTGCTCTGCGGTATAAAAGAACAGACCCACCGCGCCGGCCAAAATAACAATTCGTTTTGCTATATTCATTAATTTAATTCCTAACTGAGTCTCTGCTTACATAAACAGACTAATCACAAAAAGAATGACCGCAATAATCGGTATCCAGAGAATGGGAGACTGATACCATTTCAAAATGGGTTTGTCCGTGCGGTTAAGCGACTTTAAAGTCGGCTGCTTATACAGCCAGATAATACCAATTAACATAAGAACCGCGCCGGTTAACCTAACAGGAGTATCGTTGTCACTGACCACACCCAGAACGGCCAGAAGCAAGCCCACAATAAGAATCAGTAATGCCAAAACACGTTGCCACATACTTCCCCCAAATCATTGTTCTTATAATTATTGTCTTTATACTAAGAACTTATACTGTATCAGGTTCTGGAGCCATATGTTAAAGCAAATTCTTATCTGGTTAGGCGCTTCGGCCGTCACACTTCTTGTTATTTTTGTCAGCGTTGTTGTGTACCAGTACACCGCCATGGAGCCGGAGTTACCGCATGAAGATGAATGCGACATACGTCAACTGGAAACCAGTGAAGACGGCGCGCTGGAGGTTCATAGTTACTGGTGCGAACGGGGTGAAAAACAAAGTTGGCAGGGCCACGAAATTTGGCTGCACGAACCACAACCGGATAAATGGCAGCGCATTATGACCACAGAACACGACGGCTGCATTAAACTGGAACTGGCTGATCAGCGACTGGAAATAAACCACGACGGCAAGCGTGGTGACATGTTTTTAGTCGAGCCGGTATTTCTGTTTAACGATGCACAAGGCGTCAGCCAATCTCTGTCGGTGCAGGTGTCTACCCGTGGCGACGCCGTGTGCTCTGACTCTGGTGAATAACCGAAAGCTAAGCCAGCTTTAACACCCATTTCAGTGGCAGTCGTTTCATTAAAAACGCCATTAATGCCCAGGGCCAGTAAGGGACATACGCTTTCACTGGCTCTTTATTAATGGCTTTTGCCAATAAGCGACAGCCGGTTTCGGTGTCCACCATAAAAGGTGTGTTTTTCACCTTCTCGTTAATTTCCGAACGAATATAGCCCGGGTAAATAGTCGAGACTTTTATTGGGCTGTTGCTGCCGTAGGTTTTCATTAAGTCTGCACGAATGCCCTCGGTTAGCGAGGCCAAACCTGCTTTAGTTGCTGCATAAACCGTCATAGCCCGCGGCATACCGCGGAAAGCACTCATGGACGAAATAGTCACCAGGTGCCCCTGCTTTTGTTCGCGGAGAATTTCCATAGCCGCTTCACATTGTGCCAGTGCGGCTACGAAGTTC encodes the following:
- a CDS encoding biotin-dependent carboxyltransferase family protein, with the translated sequence MMRIIEPGMRSAVQDFGRFGYLSKGLTRGGPMDEHAFLWANRLLSNHFNAAQIEITLGGFEVEFDRDCQCAVTGADVQLTLDDEVLNTWQNFKVRAGQRLKMGYASAGVRAYLAVQGGFQVEPKWGSCATVTRDSVGGLHGDGSFLKAGDELSFNEQNYQVSRRVGWAYRSDYQKTPVIGLIPGFQYDAFPMSAREAFCYEDYEVTKDSDRMGIRLSGKALEYNGEGLVSEGVNVGSVQVPANGQPIIMMNDRQTLGGYPKLGTINPFDLGRLAQCQPGQTVRFTRIEGKVAQQQLRRFYQFFNVRLACQADDNLRS
- a CDS encoding SDR family oxidoreductase, translated to MSQQRKTILITGASSGLGQGMAREFAAQGKDLCLCARRLDRLEALKTELEEKHSGITVSIKTLDVNAHEDVFRVFQEFKQEQGQVDRFIINAGMGKGAALGTGYFEANKATAETNFVAALAQCEAAMEILREQKQGHLVTISSMSAFRGMPRAMTVYAATKAGLASLTEGIRADLMKTYGSNSPIKVSTIYPGYIRSEINEKVKNTPFMVDTETGCRLLAKAINKEPVKAYVPYWPWALMAFLMKRLPLKWVLKLA
- a CDS encoding 5-oxoprolinase subunit PxpA, which translates into the protein MSRKSSQRITLNSDIGESFGAWKMGADDLIMPHIDCANVACGFHASDPLTMLKTVKLAKHHDVTIGAHPAYPDLVGFGRRHMALKPDEVTALIQYQVGALQGICSGQKTEVKYVKPHGALYNDMLSDGQQFDAVCQAIAALQDDRHEPLPLMVMATPENDAWRHRAQQFGVELWFEGFADRAYDDNGQLRSRSNPDAVHGDVEAMYAQAEAFATGRAIESVSGKSLQIEIDSLCVHGDNPKAIETVEKLRSIVRQANE
- the pxpB gene encoding 5-oxoprolinase subunit PxpB — translated: MKEESDFPKFVSAGADAVIVYLGEGISVSVNQRVLAAVKAVKEQLSDVVLDLVPSYNSLMVYYNVLSIDEPEIRERLRKALADLSSDTNELSGKLHRIPVLYDESVGPDLARIADMNNCSVDDVIKTHTEQTYRVHAMGFAPGFAYLGEVSEKIRTPRLDNPRKRITAGSVAVAENQTAVYPSASPGGWNIIGRTSTQLYDPSSGTISPLNVGDEVEFYAVSKEQFIEEGGDTEALS